A genomic stretch from Peromyscus eremicus chromosome 6, PerEre_H2_v1, whole genome shotgun sequence includes:
- the LOC131913774 gene encoding speckle-type POZ protein-like has product MAGDEIAQRWDHTQISVQDFSYRWTISNFPFIVKEMPESFMSPAFSIGANDKWCLKIHPNGVDEESADYLSVYLVLFSYLKSHVWAKFQFWIINNEGAKMKVRRSPRAFRFVPCSNWGYKKYIVRDFLLSHAFRFFPDDQLTLVCKVSIFQVSLSISDQNRKPGIQVPNCTLADELGELWENSCFTDCCLVVAGQEFQAHKAILAARSSVFRAMIEQDMEESRKNRFEIPDLEPQVFKAMVGFIYTGKAPDLDSMADALLVGADKYGLERLKVMCEDALCRNLSVENAAHTLVLADLHSSEQLKTQALAFITAHASEVSETSSWKTMVDLYPHLLAEAYGSMASTHCPSQGQLSKCLK; this is encoded by the coding sequence ATGGCAGGAGATGAAATAGCCCAGAGATGGGACCACACACAAATCAGCGTTCAGGATTTCTCCTATAGGTGGACCATCAGCAACTTCCCTTTTATTGTTAAGGAAATGCCAGAAAGCTTTATGAGCCCAGCTTTCTCAATAGGAgccaatgacaaatggtgtttgaaAATACACCCGAACGGAGTCGATGAAGAAAGTGcagattacctgtcagtttacctagtgttATTCAGCTATCTAAAGAGtcatgtttgggcaaagttccagTTCTGGATCATAAACAACGAAGGAGCGAAAATGAAAGTCAGGAGGAGCCCAAGAGCCTTTAGGTTCGTGCCATGCAGCAATTGGGgttataaaaaatatattgttcGAGACTTCCTCTTGTCCCATGCGTTTCGGTTTTTCCCAGATGACCAGCTCACCCTCGTCTGCAAGGTCAGCATATTCCAGGTCTCTTTGAGCATCTCTGACCAGAACAGGAAACCAGGAATTCAAGTTCCCAACTGCACATTGGCAGATGAActaggagagctgtgggagaattcctgtttcacagactGCTGTCTGGTGGTAGCTGGCCAGGAATTCCAGGCTCACAAAgccatcttagcagctcgctcttcagttttcagagccatgattgaacaagatatggaggAGAGTAGAAAGAACCGCTTTGAGATCCCtgacctggagccacaagtcttcaagGCAATGGTGGGCTTCATTTACACTGGGAaggcaccagacctggacagcatggcagatgCTCTGCTGGTAGGTGCTGACAAGTATGGCCTGGAGCGTTTGAAGGTgatgtgtgaggatgccctctgcAGGAACCtttctgtggagaatgctgcccacactcttgtcctggctgacctccacagctcagagcagctgaaaacccaggcacttgctttcattacagctcatgcttctgaggtctctgagacctcCAGCTGGAAGACAATGGTGGACTTATATCCCCACTTATTGGCTGAAGCTTATGGTTCCATGGCTTCTACTCACTGCCCTTCCCAGGGGCAACTTAGTAAATGCTTGAAGTGA